One Lachancea thermotolerans CBS 6340 chromosome F complete sequence DNA window includes the following coding sequences:
- the UBA2 gene encoding E1 ubiquitin-activating protein UBA2 (similar to uniprot|P52488 Saccharomyces cerevisiae YDR390C UBA2 Nuclear protein that acts as a heterodimer with Aos1p to activate Smt3p (SUMO) before its conjugation to proteins (sumoylation) which may play a role in protein targeting essential for viability), protein MANASAVRLLGQENYERLRSSRVLLVGAGGIGCELLKNLVLMGFGEIHIVDLDIIDLSNLNRQFLFRQRDIKQAKATTAARAIEHVSNSKLVAHQANIMDVNQFPLAWFSQFSIFFNALDNLEARRYVNQMAQYLRKPLLESGTAGFDGYIQPIIPGATECFDCTTKETPKTFPVCTIRSTPSQPIHCIVWAKNFLFSQLFASSGSMSADEDLGTDNVEEIERIRQETNELHELQELIRSGDKTRIRDVFEKVFVKDIEKLLAIEELWKAREKPTPLYNFKFDEKINKNLNTVWTIQEQVNAFVLATEKLMQRLSSEKQIEFDKDDPDTLLFVAAAANIRASVFKLPLKSVFDIKQIAGGIIPAIATTNAIIAGLSSLASLRVLNLLKNQPKANPTELNMAFTAKASNMSNNRYLSNPQLGPPNPRCPVCSIARGVLTLSQNDLDTMRLSELVGAVQEKYSYSGEVSVLDKSTQRLLADFDFEDLLNKTLAEVKVARGTILLISDEQDSEESIRAPVELYIEQGEPEGINLPDIEVPLIKPAVVEPDETNSEEGVSMPGEIILDEDDKNPKKRHLDDASETPAKKALKTEEEHVVILD, encoded by the coding sequence ATGGCCAACGCGAGTGCAGTGCGCCTTTTGGGCCAAGAAAATTATGAAAGACTGCGCAGCAGCCGTGTACTGTTGGTGGGCGCAGGAGGCATCGGATGCGAACTGTTGAAGAATCTAGTGCTTATGGGGTTTGGCGAAATTCACATTGTAGACCTCGACATTATAGATCTGTCTAATTTGAACCGCCAGTTCCTGTTTCGCCAACGCGATATTAAGCAAGCGAAGGCGACAACCGCAGCTCGTGCTATCGAACATGTGAGCAattcaaagcttgttgcCCATCAAGCAAACATCATGGATGTGAATCAGTTTCCACTGGCCTGGTTTTCCCAGTTTTCGATCTTTTTCAACGCATTGGACAACCTGGAAGCTAGACGTTACGTCAATCAGATGGCGCAATATCTTCGAAAGCCATTGCTCGAAAGTGGAACCGCCGGTTTCGATGGATATATTCAGCCTATTATACCGGGCGCCACCGAATGTTTTGATTGTACTACGAAGGAGACGCCTAAAACCTTTCCCGTCTGCACCATCAGATCTACTCCATCCCAACCCATCCACTGCATAGTTTGGGCCAAAAACTTCCTATTTTCGCAGCTCTTTGCCTCAAGTGGCTCAATGTCCGCGGATGAAGACCTTGGCACCGATAATgttgaagagattgaaCGCATCAGGCAGGAGACGAACGAGCTTCAtgaacttcaagaactcatCAGGTCGGGCGATAAGACACGCATCAGAGACGTTTTCGAGAAAGTGTTTGTtaaagacattgaaaagcttcttgctaTTGAGGAGTTATGGAAAGCTAGAGAGAAACCTACACCACTGTACAACTTCAAATTCGATGAAAAAATaaacaaaaatttgaaCACTGTCTGGACAATCCAGGAGCAAGTTAACGCTTTTGTTCTGGCTACTGAAAAACTGATGCAGCGACTCTCCtctgaaaaacaaatcGAATTTGACAAAGATGACCCTGACACACTTCTCTTCGTTGCTGCGGCCGCAAATATTCGTGCCAGCGTCTTTAAATTGCCTTTGAAATCCGTTTTTGACATCAAGCAAATTGCAGGAGGCATCATTCCTGCAATTGCTACAACGAATGCAATCATTGCGGGTTTGTCATCCCTTGCATCGCTCAGAGTGctcaatcttctcaaaaatcaGCCAAAAGCAAATCCCACAGAATTGAACATGGCATTTACAGCTAAGGCCAGTAACATGTCCAATAACCGCTACCTTTCGAATCCCCAGTTAGGGCCACCAAATCCTCGCTGCCCAGTATGCTCGATTGCTCGCGGCGTTCTGACATTATCGCAAAACGATTTAGATACAATGAGACTTTCTGAGCTAGTCGGTgctgttcaagaaaagtaTTCTTATTCTGGTGAAGTTTCGGTGCTTGACAAATCCACTCAGAGGTTATTAGctgattttgattttgaagatttgtTAAATAAGACTCTTGCGGAGGTCAAAGTTGCTCGCGGTACGATTTTGTTAATTTCTGATGAGCAAGATAGCGAAGAGAGTATACGGGCCCCTGTTGAACTCTACATAGAGCAAGGTGAGCCTGAGGGTATAAACTTGCCAGATATTGAGGTACCACTTATAAAACCAGCTGTTGTCGAACCTGATGAGACAAATTCTGAGGAAGGAGTCTCTATGCCGGGCGAAATAATATTGGATGAGGATGATAAAAACCCCAAGAAAAGGCACCTAGATGATGCCTCTGAAACTCCCGCCAAGAAGGCCCTTAAGACTGAGGAAGAGCATGTTGTAATCCTAGATTGA
- the SIA1 gene encoding Sia1p (similar to uniprot|Q12212 Saccharomyces cerevisiae YOR137C SIA1 Suppressor of eIF5A High-copy suppressor of temperature-sensitive tif51A-1) produces the protein MAPSSLKRRRMLHNAVRKILIPVFILFCLATCIPVKTHFANIFQPPTKLEGYTGGLIDDVRFLKCFRWYKDCDVILEKRGRNGEFVPWMRVRKELDEEKLYSVDSGLFYRSYLYVHPCDGNKDCVSDLAIAKDRSSIPMQVLQDINAKIQSKDSSMFHGHEHHKTFWTRIFGGRRERLSLQGEDWHYRRHGIWCKYSSSNKIDEGQSITNLQIFLGSGFVDPRPMWKTAIHEMDHRNSESPTPISISIQKYDKSMDSRFVTENGILNADDGKFKILQVSDLHVSNAIERCESHLCTNEWKTQRFISRIIELETPDLVVFTGDFINGPETTDYQTAILKATECVISAKIPWAMTWGTLDYSKYASERDIFNFIKSLPYNLNYLHAKQVQDASLITTTFALQLKRDNEIFGVVYILDSTNPENAVDFLKTAYENASKNSDRDTLYSLAFQHAPIPEYRPSGSFPIIGSYNDKSPLDVPQVGIRKALDDFKIHAFSCGQEHGNDCCLQSSDSNSNKDVWLCYGGHAGVVGRYSPEDSASSVRLFRIDDSLKEITTWKRNSREPDSVYDYQFLFKDNP, from the coding sequence ATGGCGCCCAGCTCCTTGAAAAGGCGACGTATGCTTCATAATGCAGTAAGAAAGATATTAATTCCAGTATTCATCCTATTCTGCCTTGCGACGTGCATTCCTGTAAAGACGCATTTCGCAAATATATTCCAACCACCCACTAAATTGGAAGGATACACAGGCGGCCTGATAGATGACGTGAGATTCCTAAAATGCTTCCGTTGGTACAAAGACTGTGATGTCATTCTGGAAAAGCGAGGACGCAATGGCGAATTTGTTCCTTGGATGAGGGTCCGGAAAGAGTTGGatgaagagaagctttatTCCGTAGATTCAGGCCTTTTTTACCGCTCGTACCTTTATGTGCATCCTTGTGATGGGAACAAGGATTGTGTTTCGGACTTGGCTATAGCCAAAGATCGATCAAGTATTCCCATGCAAGTTCTACAAGACATCAATGCAAAAATCCAGTCAAAGGACAGCTCCATGTTCCACGGGCACGAGCACCATAAAACCTTCTGGACTAGAATTTTTGGCGGGAGACGGGAACGGCTGAGTTTACAAGGCGAGGATTGGCACTACAGACGCCACGGTATTTGGTGCAAATACTCTTCTAGCAATAAAATAGACGAAGGGCAGTCAATTACTAATCTTCAAATATTTCTTGGGAGCGGCTTCGTAGACCCTAGACCTATGTGGAAGACTGCAATACATGAAATGGATCACAGAAATTCTGAGAGTCCTACTCCAATATCGATAAGCATTCAAAAGTACGATAAAAGCATGGATTCGCGATTCGTAACGGAAAATGGCATACTAAACGCAGACGACGGAAAATTCAAAATACTTCAGGTTTCAGACTTGCACGTCAGCAATGCTATAGAGAGATGCGAATCACACTTATGTACTAATGAATGGAAGACGCAAAGGTTCATAAGTCGCATAATTGAGCTGGAAACCCCAGATTTAGTTGTTTTTACCGGCGATTTTATCAATGGCCCTGAAACCACGGATTACCAAACCGCAATTCTAAAAGCAACAGAATGTGTAATTTCTGCAAAGATCCCTTGGGCAATGACCTGGGGCACTCTCGATTACTCAAAATACGCTTCTGAAAGAGACATTTTCAATTTTATCAAAAGCCTCCCATACAATTTGAACTATTTGCATGCAAAGCAGGTACAGGATGCCTCTTTGATAACAACAACATTTGCATTGCAGTTGAAGCGTGATAACGAAATATTTGGGGTTGTTTATATTCTGGATTCAACAAACCCTGAGAATGCAGTTGATTTCTTAAAGACCGCTTACGAAAACGCGTCGAAGAACTCGGATAGGGACACGTTGTACTCATTGGCGTTTCAACATGCACCAATCCCAGAATATAGACCAAGCGGATCATTTCCCATCATAGGCTCATACAATGATAAAAGCCCGTTGGATGTTCCACAGGTTGGAATCCGTAAAGCACTagatgacttcaaaataCATGCATTTAGTTGCGGACAAGAACATGGGAACGACTGCTGCTTACAGTCATCAGATTCGAATTCTAACAAAGACGTTTGGCTCTGTTACGGCGGCCATGCTGGAGTGGTGGGTCGCTACTCACCGGAAGACAGTGCCTCTAGTGTCAGGCTCTTCCGCATCGATGACAGCCTCAAAGAAATCACTACGTGGAAAAGGAATTCGCGTGAACCAGATTCTGTTTATGACTACCAATTTCTGTTCAAGGATAACCCTTAG
- the RVS167 gene encoding amphiphysin (some similarities with uniprot|P39743 Saccharomyces cerevisiae YDR388W RVS167 BAR adaptor protein subunit of a complex (Rvs161p-Rvs167p) that regulates actin endocytosis and viability following starvation or osmotic stress), whose protein sequence is MSFKGLTKAVTRAPQNFRQKFNMGQQTEDAVYEDAERRFKELETETKKLSDESKRYFSAVNGMLNHQIGFAKAMEEIFKPISGKISDPNASIPEDNPEGIEASEQYRTLVAELQATLKPDLSLIEEKIVKPSQELLKVIDYIRKMATKRNHKKLDLDRHLNTYSKYENKKEPTPKDEEKLYKAQAQMEVAQQEYDYYNDMLKTELPLLFQLEAEFVKPLFVSFYYMQLNIFYSLYNRMQDMKIPYFDLDTDIMEAFVAKRGNIEEQTDSLTITRFRVGYGKAKLEMTKKRYGVQSPTSPGSPVSAQSPVFASTPTTPSFAQPQQQQQQYAPPPYGQPQVAGAQQQYQYPAEKASYTPQPASAYTAYTPPTTAPASAPETVTALYDYQAQAEGDLTFPAGAIIEVVERTNDTNGWWTGRYNGYQGVFPGNYVQLNK, encoded by the coding sequence ATGAGTTTCAAAGGGCTCACCAAGGCGGTGACAAGAGCACCTCAAAATTTTAGACAAAAGTTCAATATGGGACAGCAAACTGAGGATGCTGTTTATGAAGACGCAGAAAGACGgttcaaggagctcgaAACTGAAACCAAAAAACTGAGTGACGAGTCAAAGAGATACTTCTCCGCGGTAAACGGCATGCTTAACCACCAGATTGGCTTTGCGAAAGCCATGGAAGAAATCTTCAAGCCTATCAGCGGAAAAATAAGTGATCCCAACGCATCCATTCCTGAGGATAATCCTGAGGGTATTGAGGCTAGCGAACAGTATCGTACCCTAGTTGCCGAACTGCAGGCAACTCTAAAACCTGATTTGTCGCTAATTGAGGAGAAAATCGTAAAACCATCTCAAGAGCTGTTGAAAGTTATTGACTACATCCGTAAAATGGCTACAAAGAGGAACCACAAGAAACTGGATCTTGACCGCCACTTAAACACCTACTCCAAGTATGAAAACAAGAAGGAGCCCACCCCCAAAGACGAGGAGAAATTGTATAAGGCACAAGCCCAGATGGAAGTCGCTCAGCAGGAGTACGACTACTACAATGATATGTTAAAAACAGAGCTGCCTTTGTTGTTCCAGCTTGAAGCCGAGTTCGTGAAACCCCTGTTCGTGTCCTTCTACTACATGCAACTCAATATCTTTTACAGCTTGTACAACCGCATGCAAGACATGAAGATCCCGTACTTCGACCTCGATACTGACATTATGGAGGCCTTTGTTGCAAAGCGCGGCAACATCGAGGAGCAGACAGACTCCTTAACCATCACACGCTTTAGAGTCGGCTATGGAAAGGCTAAGCTCGAAATGACAAAGAAGCGGTACGGAGTGCAGTCTCCAACCAGTCCCGGCTCACCAGTATCTGCCCAGTCACCTGTTTTCGCGTCAACTCCTACGACTCCCTCGTTTGCGCaaccacagcagcagcagcaacagtACGCCCCTCCTCCATACGGACAGCCTCAGGTTGCGGGAGCCCAGCAGCAATACCAGTACCCTGCGGAGAAAGCTTCCTACACTCCTCAACCCGCTTCCGCTTACACTGCATACACCCCCCCTACAACTGCTCCTGCTTCAGCCCCAGAAACGGTGACTGCCCTTTACGACTACCAGGCACAGGCGGAAGGTGACCTTACTTTCCCTGCGGGTGCCATCATTGAAGTGGTGGAGCGCACAAACGACACTAATGGCTGGTGGACGGGTCGCTACAATGGCTACCAGGGGGTTTTCCCAGGAAACTATGTTCAGCTCAACAAATGa
- a CDS encoding KLTH0F15092p (similar to uniprot|P17121 Saccharomyces cerevisiae YDR389W SAC7 GTPase activating protein (GAP)), translating into MDLQAPGLSPTKNHLSLWWKQIRNNPKSMSSDSLPVNDIKPSRPALMQHSRSFNHSRRPASPPSDPNSEEYRSYRDSFLSSQHQFMGQVFGVPLSESLKVASAEVIVQSELVSFGRIPILVAKCGAYLKSQGLKTSGIFRIAGNSKRVKELQYIFSSPPSYGTKLSDWDGYTVHDAASVLRRYLNNLEEPLVPLSLYEQFRMPLQSRPRILKHLANASQREKNDQSDQEKPKREEVDAEEAQRLKMKAVRHKKRLTRDIKAALKEYESLFSSLSGDARQLLIYLLDLLSLFAQQSDVNLMTARNLAAIFQPSIMSHPQHDMDPKQYELSRYVVEFLIEYSYKLLPHLLKNSKTARDTANETPKLKQPTYEKDREVTIPQTVVSPDPGTPNEEEAVLLSPVTPTSPRHNLESQSRLTPPSPSFLEKQNHIPRGRPHSKSMSYTLNPSDVISGRRNSRFPWLNRALSNDTGDTGTEEDCEEEEEEDINSPSSIHSGSVPKQNFLSLPKPRIRSMSGNSTTSGGMRPLSQIMNQSIEELTSSLGIRRNSGTEGSQPGTDEETEHHSRSRSARRNSWFQRLRSQSRSATRT; encoded by the coding sequence ATGGATTTACAAGCACCCGGCCTTTCGCCGACGAAAAACCACTTAAGTCTTTGGTGGAAGCAGATCCGTAACAATCCGAAAAGCATGTCTAGCGACTCTCTTCCAGTTAACGACATCAAACCGTCTAGACCAGCCCTCATGCAACATTCGCGGTCTTTCAATCACTCAAGAAGGCCCGCATCTCCACCGAGCGACCCGAACTCGGAAGAATACAGGTCATACAGAGACTCGTTTCTCTCTAGCCAGCATCAGTTCATGGGTCAAGTGTTTGGTGTCCCGCTATCAGAATCATTGAAAGTTGCAAGTGCGGAAGTTATAGTGCAAAGTGAGCTCGTAAGCTTTGGCAGAATACCTATTCTCGTTGCAAAATGCGGGGCTTACTTGAAGTCTCAAGGTCTTAAAACTTCCGGAATTTTTAGGATAGCGGGTAACAGCAAGCGTGTAAAGGAGCTTCAATACATCTTCTCCTCCCCACCTAGCTATGGTACAAAATTAAGCGACTGGGATGGCTACACTGTACATGATGCCGCTTCAGTATTGAGGAGATATCTTAACAACTTGGAGGAGCCTTTGGTGCCTCTAAGTTTGTATGAACAGTTCAGAATGCCACTACAGAGCAGACCCCGAATTTTAAAGCATCTAGCGAACGCATCTCAGAGAGAAAAGAACGACCAAAGTGATCaggaaaaaccaaaaagagaggagGTCGATGCAGAGGAGGCGCAGAGACTTAAAATGAAAGCAGTGCGACACAAGAAAAGGCTAACAAGAGATATAAAggcagctttgaaagaatacGAAAGCCTTTTCTCGAGCCTTTCAGGCGACGCAAGGCAGCTGCTGATTTATCTGTTAGACCTCCTCAGTCTTTTTGCCCAGCAGTCAGACGTCAACTTGATGACTGCGCGAAATCTGGCAGCAATTTTTCAGCCATCAATAATGTCCCACCCGCAACATGACATGGATCCTAAGCAATACGAACTCTCAAGATATGTGgttgagtttttgatagaatACTCATACAAGCTGCTACCTCACTTATtaaaaaacagcaaaaCTGCTCGGGATACTGCTAATGAAACACCGAAACTTAAGCAACCTACTTACGAAAAAGATAGAGAAGTTACAATACCGCAAACGGTTGTTTCACCAGATCCTGGAACTCcaaacgaagaagaggctgtTCTGCTGTCTCCTGTCACGCCCACAAGTCCCCGCCATAATCTGGAAAGCCAATCGCGCCTTACTCCCCCAAGCCCTTCGTTTttagaaaaacaaaatcatATACCCAGAGGCAGGCCTCACAGCAAGTCAATGAGTTATACGCTAAATCCCTCGGATGTTATTTCTGGTAGGCGAAATTCTCGTTTTCCATGGTTGAATCGGGCATTATCCAACGACACTGGCGACACAGGTACCGAAGAGGATTGtgaagaggaggaagaagaagacatcAACTCCCCATCAAGTATCCACTCTGGTTCCGTGCCGAAGCAAAATTTCCTGTCTCTACCGAAGCCAAGAATAAGAAGTATGAGTGGAAACAGCACTACTTCTGGTGGTATGCGGCCTTTATCTCAAATAATGAACCAGTCTATTGAAGAACTAACTTCATCATTGGGAATAAGGAGAAACAGCGGAACTGAGGGCTCACAGCCTGGCACCGATGAAGAGACTGAACATCATTCAAGGTCAAGATCGGCCAGACGAAATTCATGGTTTCAAAGGTTGAGAAGCCAGTCGCGGTCGGCAACCCGAACATGA
- the CIN10 gene encoding Cin10p (similar to uniprot|Q04162 Saccharomyces cerevisiae YDR387C Putative transporter protein), with amino-acid sequence MATEGPSSTEDDEVYSDLYSAYSQLTDTTAKDIDHRRYPLNCKTVKIYLVASIGGLLFGYDTGVIAGVLLGLRPQDLGLDNLGDFNKELITGITGIGSVLGSIVAFPTADYLGRKIALALCSIIFCISAVIMALSTSLFTLVTGRLVVGVAVGIAAQCVPVYLSEVSPSSVRGSVMTINSSAITGGQLIACVVAWILSGKPHSWRYLFGLSAIPAIVLMCLLKFIPESPRWLLLGDKPQLAREALEVIYADASDLEISNKLLKMVRDLTKLRCYQDESQPFISRAPGINKRLSSNSSLDYASHARSIPPSNRSVQRPVSSKKHKMEPRTRRALFVGCILMFFQQATGFNAFIYYSPVILARIGVSNPLLPAIAIAAVNFIFTGVAMQAVDRWGRRNTLLYTIWIMALGLIVGSVGLQYGNPALFLASLLVYVAGYASGLGSIPWLSVEFLPLNQRSLGASVIACTNWLTNFGISISFLSTMTFVGSQASMLIFAAITTVSWLFVCFCYPEVKGLSLEEIGQIFEEGVDIHYVYRKYH; translated from the coding sequence ATGGCAACAGAAGGTCCTAGTAGTACtgaggatgatgaagtGTACTCTGACCTCTATTCTGCTTATTCCCAGCTGACTGATACGACGGCCAAAGACATAGACCATCGGCGATACCCTTTGAATTGCAAGACCGTAAAGATTTATTTAGTAGCTTCAATTGGCGGGCTTCTCTTCGGGTATGATACTGGTGTAATCGCTGGGGTATTGCTGGGACTGAGGCCTCAGGACCTTGGGCTTGACAATTTAGGTGATTTCAATAAAGAGCTTATTACGGGCATTACAGGCATTGGTTCCGTTCTCGGGTCTATTGTGGCATTTCCAACTGCTGATTATCTGGGGCGCAAAATCGCCCTTGCGCTATGTTCGATAATTTTCTGCATTTCGGCTGTCATAATGGCTCTCTCCACCAGCCTTTTTACCCTAGTTACCGGCCGTCTCGTTGTGGGCGTTGCAGTAGGTATTGCAGCGCAATGCGTACCTGTGTATCTAAGTGAAGTATCGCCAAGCTCCGTAAGGGGATCTGTGATGACAATTAACTCTAGTGCAATAACAGGAGGACAACTTATTGCATGTGTGGTTGCCTGGATACTGAGCGGGAAACCTCATTCTTGGAGATATTTATTTGGGCTGAGCGCCATTCCGGCAATTGTGTTAATGTGCCTCCTAAAGTTTATCCCGGAGTCCCCAAGGTGGCTGCTCCTTGGTGACAAGCCCCAGTTAGCGCGGGAAGCACTCGAGGTCATATATGCAGATGCCTCGGATCTGGAGATATCCAACAAGCTACTCAAAATGGTTCGCGATTTGACCAAGCTGCGATGCTACCAGGACGAAAGCCAGCCTTTTATTAGTAGAGCGCCAGGTATTAACAAAAGGCTCAGCTCAAACTCGTCGCTAGATTATGCTTCGCATGCACGGAGTATTCCACCTAGTAATAGGAGTGTTCAGAGACCcgtctcttcaaaaaaacacAAAATGGAACCTCGGACGCGCCGAGCACTTTTTGTGGGGTGTATTCTGATGTTTTTCCAGCAGGCCACTGGATTTAATGCCTTTATTTACTACTCGCCAGTCATCCTCGCCCGAATAGGTGTCAGCAACCCTCTTTTGCCTGCAATTGCTATTGCAGCTGTCAATTTCATTTTCACAGGCGTTGCAATGCAGGCAGTTGACCGTTGGGGTCGGAGAAATACACTCCTGTACACAATTTGGATAATGGCTTTGGGTTTAATTGTGGGTAGCGTAGGGCTGCAATACGGCAATCCAGCCCTCTTTCTAGCATCCCTTCTGGTATACGTAGCTGGCTATGCGTCCGGTTTAGGGTCTATTCCATGGCTGAGTGTCGAATTTTTACCGCTTAATCAGCGGTCATTAGGTGCCTCTGTTATCGCTTGCACGAATTGGCTCACCAACTTTGGCATTTCAATATCGTTTCTTTCTACAATGACCTTTGTTGGCAGTCAAGCAAGTATGCTTATATTCGCAGCAATAACCACAGTATCTTGGCTATTTGTATGTTTTTGTTATCCGGAAGTCAAGggtctttctcttgaagagaTCGGTCAAATATTTGAGGAGGGCGTCGACATTCATTACGTTTACAGAAAGTATCACTAA
- the IDH2 gene encoding isocitrate dehydrogenase (NAD(+)) IDH2 (highly similar to uniprot|P28241 Saccharomyces cerevisiae YOR136W IDH2 Subunit of mitochondrial NAD()-dependent isocitrate dehydrogenase which catalyzes the oxidation of isocitrate to alpha-ketoglutarate in the TCA cycle), with the protein MFKSSFVRNSARFLATKKQPSIGRYTGKPDPATGKYTVSFIEGDGVGPEISKAVKDIFAAAKAPIQWESCDVSPLFINGLTTIPQPAQDSINKNLIALKGPLATPIGKGHRSLNLTLRKTFGLFANVRPAKSVQGYKTAYDNVDLVLIRENTEGEYSGIEHVVSPGVVQSIKLITQDASERVIRYAFEYARAVERPKVVVVHKSTIQRLADGLFVSVAEQLSKEYPDIELQTELIDNTVLHTVRDPTKYSDVVVVCPNLYGDILSDMNSGLSAGSLGLTPSANIGHKVSIFEAVHGSAPDIAGQNKANPTALLLSSVMMLNHMGLTEHADKIEKAVFTTIAAGPESRTGDLGGSASTSSFAEAVISRL; encoded by the coding sequence ATGTTCAAGTCTTCATTCGTTAGAAACTCCGCGAGGTTTCTTGCCACAAAGAAGCAGCCTTCCATCGGTCGCTACACCGGGAAGCCAGACCCAGCTACCGGCAAATATACCGTGTCGTTTATCGAGGGTGACGGTGTCGGACCAGAAATTTCTAAAGCCGTCAAGGACATTTTTGCCGCTGCCAAGGCTCCTATCCAGTGGGAATCCTGCGACGTGAGCCCACTGTTTATCAATGGCCTCACAACCATCCCACAGCCCGCCCAAGACTccatcaacaagaacttgattgCTCTTAAGGGTCCGCTAGCTACTCCAATCGGCAAAGGCCACAGATCTCTAAACCTGACGCTACGTAAGACTTTCGGCCTGTTCGCTAATGTGCGTCCCGCAAAGTCTGTCCAAGGCTACAAGACCGCTTATGACAATGTTGACCTTGTCCTGATAAGAGAAAACACCGAGGGTGAATACTCAGGCATTGAGCATGTAGTTTCCCCAGGTGTGGTTCAGTCGATCAAGCTGATCACCCAAGACGCCTCTGAGCGTGTTATCAGATACGCTTTCGAATACGCTAGGGCCGTTGAGAGACCTAAGGTCGTGGTGGTCCACAAGTCCACTATCCAGAGACTTGCTGATGGTCTGTTTGTCAGTGTGGCGGAGCAACTCTCGAAGGAGTACCCTGACATTGAGTTGCAAACTGAGTTGATTGACAACACTGTTTTGCACACTGTTAGAGACCCAACCAAGTACAGCGATGTTGTGGTTGTGTGCCCTAACCTTTACGGTGACATCCTCTCGGACATGAACTCTGGTCTAAGTGCTGGTTCCTTAGGTTTGACCCCATCTGCCAACATTGGGCACAAGGTCTCGATTTTCGAAGCTGTTCATGGCTCTGCCCCAGACATTGCTGGCCAAAACAAGGCAAACCCGACTGCTTTGCTGCTCTCCTCAGTCATGATGCTCAACCACATGGGCTTGACTGAGCACGCCGACAAAATCGAGAAGGCCGTCTTCACTACTATCGCTGCCGGCCCAGAAAGCAGAACCGGCGACCTGGGCGGAAGCGCTTCTACATCTTCCTTTGCTGAGGCCGTTATCAGCAGATTGTAA